Proteins from a single region of Sphingobium sp. EM0848:
- the mobF gene encoding MobF family relaxase gives MLSVAAVRSASGAANYFAKDDFKDNYYTADGSSEVSAWGGAGAEALALEGEVSRESFEQILSGVLPSGEGVAQVENRRNGVDLTFSAPKSVSVMAYVAGDKRVLAANMVAVQKTMAWVEKNLAEGRKDVEGRKVPVPTGKLVYALFQHDTSRALDPQAHVHSVIANLTQMPDGKWQALHADKIWSNNAVVGAIYHAYLRAGLEKLGYQVELKGKHGTFEIMGVPKAIIDAFSQRREAILEKAAELGIVSAKGRDGVTTTTRDPKLNVEDRDGLLKGWIDKAAELGFDGKGLLASALARAGQGAADNKLERGFRAVTDAIAGARDLIGGFLRSPDPLIDSGLARATKSPAVARTQLAVASAVRILAEREAAFDVNKLSKTALDLGLKGVTIETVEHRIEQLYDNRQLIPGVARAGDKGVRMVTTQEALRTEEAVLKAVDAGVGKAVPILPAQDGPARLQEVADRPLNAGQLAAATLILSSEDRTVTVQGVAGAGKSTMLQAVARIAEGEGKDVLGLAFQNKMVADLAEGAGIKSQTIASFVLANERYLTERDTPRYEEARERLGGAMLVVDETSMVSSADMLKLHSIVEALGIDKLVLVGDRQQLSSIDAGKSFAMIQAAGGTMARMDENIRQRTDTLRTVAALANVGKAGEAMKVLGDNVHESANPPEEAADRWLALGADDRAATQVFASGRESRAIINQRIQDGLAAEGTVRGEGIHLIVYDRVNLTREELRYAASYRPGLTLDVGRGGAQDVGLAQGRYDVSRVLPSGKVELVDGRRKIRFDPQRLSPTEKRDRLELTEKKDLHVREGDRIRWTANDKPRDLHNAALARIISADASGITVETAGNQTLTLAPGDPMLSRLDLAYALNMHMAQGITTDKAITVMDSHERNLSNQRLFNVGVTRVRDELTMIVDDKEKLERQLDHNAGNKTSALETVGRLDIDGKKGGAKPVKFDPGPIDGINLADQPDILADLPPIPDGPLEPAAPIKGDGLKAPPDLKPEKADLLPPLPERSLGLDL, from the coding sequence ATGCTCTCGGTCGCCGCCGTCCGTTCCGCATCAGGCGCCGCGAACTATTTCGCGAAGGACGACTTCAAGGACAATTACTACACGGCCGATGGCTCCTCCGAGGTCAGTGCCTGGGGCGGGGCAGGGGCCGAAGCCCTCGCGCTTGAAGGCGAAGTCAGCCGCGAAAGCTTCGAGCAGATTCTGAGCGGCGTCCTGCCGAGCGGAGAGGGCGTCGCCCAGGTCGAAAACCGGCGCAACGGTGTCGACCTCACCTTCTCCGCGCCCAAGTCCGTGTCGGTCATGGCCTATGTCGCCGGCGACAAGCGGGTGCTCGCCGCCAACATGGTCGCGGTCCAGAAAACCATGGCCTGGGTCGAGAAGAATCTCGCCGAAGGGCGCAAGGACGTCGAGGGTCGCAAGGTGCCGGTGCCGACCGGCAAGCTCGTCTATGCGCTGTTCCAGCACGACACCAGTCGCGCGCTCGATCCGCAGGCCCATGTCCACTCCGTCATCGCCAATCTGACCCAGATGCCCGACGGCAAATGGCAGGCGCTGCACGCCGACAAGATCTGGTCGAATAACGCGGTCGTCGGGGCGATCTACCACGCCTACCTGCGCGCCGGGCTGGAGAAGCTCGGCTACCAGGTCGAGCTCAAGGGCAAGCACGGCACGTTCGAGATCATGGGCGTGCCCAAGGCGATCATCGATGCCTTCAGCCAACGGCGCGAGGCGATCCTCGAGAAGGCGGCCGAGCTCGGCATCGTCTCGGCCAAGGGGCGCGACGGCGTGACCACCACCACCCGCGATCCCAAGCTCAATGTCGAGGACCGCGACGGGCTCCTCAAAGGATGGATCGACAAGGCGGCGGAGCTCGGGTTCGACGGCAAAGGACTGCTCGCCTCGGCGCTGGCCCGGGCAGGGCAGGGCGCCGCCGACAACAAGCTGGAGCGGGGCTTCCGGGCGGTCACCGACGCGATCGCCGGCGCGCGCGATCTCATCGGCGGCTTCCTTCGCTCGCCCGATCCGCTGATCGACAGCGGCCTTGCCCGCGCCACCAAATCGCCGGCCGTCGCCCGGACGCAATTGGCGGTAGCCTCGGCCGTCCGCATCCTCGCCGAACGCGAGGCGGCGTTCGACGTCAACAAGCTCTCCAAGACCGCGCTGGACCTCGGCCTGAAGGGCGTCACCATCGAGACGGTCGAGCACCGGATCGAGCAGCTCTACGACAACCGCCAGCTAATCCCCGGTGTCGCCCGCGCCGGCGACAAGGGCGTCCGGATGGTGACCACCCAGGAGGCGCTGCGCACCGAGGAAGCCGTTCTCAAGGCGGTCGATGCGGGCGTGGGCAAGGCGGTGCCGATACTCCCCGCGCAGGATGGGCCCGCCCGCCTGCAGGAGGTCGCCGATCGCCCGCTCAATGCGGGGCAGCTCGCAGCCGCGACCCTGATCCTCTCCTCCGAAGATCGGACCGTGACTGTCCAGGGCGTCGCCGGCGCCGGGAAGTCGACCATGCTGCAGGCGGTTGCCCGGATCGCGGAAGGCGAAGGCAAGGATGTGCTGGGCCTGGCCTTCCAGAACAAGATGGTCGCCGACCTCGCCGAAGGGGCCGGGATCAAGAGCCAGACGATCGCCTCGTTCGTGCTCGCCAACGAGCGCTACCTGACCGAGCGCGATACGCCGCGCTACGAGGAGGCGCGCGAGCGGCTCGGCGGCGCGATGCTGGTCGTGGACGAGACCTCGATGGTCTCCAGCGCCGACATGCTGAAGCTTCACAGCATCGTCGAGGCGCTCGGCATCGACAAGCTCGTGCTGGTTGGCGATCGCCAGCAGCTCTCCTCGATCGACGCCGGCAAGTCCTTCGCGATGATCCAGGCCGCCGGCGGCACGATGGCCCGAATGGACGAGAATATCCGTCAGCGGACCGACACGCTGCGCACCGTCGCCGCGCTCGCCAATGTCGGTAAGGCGGGCGAGGCGATGAAGGTGCTGGGCGATAACGTCCACGAAAGCGCGAACCCGCCCGAAGAGGCCGCCGACAGGTGGCTCGCGCTGGGGGCGGACGACCGTGCCGCGACCCAGGTGTTTGCGTCTGGCCGGGAGTCCCGCGCCATCATCAACCAGCGCATCCAGGACGGCCTTGCCGCCGAGGGCACCGTGCGGGGCGAGGGCATCCATCTCATCGTCTATGACCGCGTGAACCTGACCCGCGAGGAGCTTCGCTACGCCGCCAGCTATCGGCCCGGCCTCACCCTCGATGTCGGCCGCGGCGGCGCGCAGGACGTCGGGCTCGCGCAGGGACGCTATGACGTCTCCAGGGTGCTGCCCTCGGGCAAGGTCGAACTGGTCGATGGGCGCCGCAAGATTCGCTTCGACCCGCAGCGCCTCTCGCCCACCGAAAAGCGGGACCGGCTCGAACTCACCGAGAAGAAGGATCTGCATGTCCGCGAGGGGGATCGCATCCGCTGGACCGCGAACGACAAGCCGCGCGACCTGCACAACGCGGCGCTCGCCCGGATCATCTCGGCCGATGCCTCGGGCATCACCGTCGAGACGGCGGGCAATCAGACCCTGACATTGGCGCCGGGCGATCCGATGCTCTCGCGTTTGGACCTCGCCTACGCGCTCAACATGCACATGGCGCAGGGCATCACCACCGACAAGGCGATCACGGTCATGGACAGCCATGAGCGCAACCTGTCGAACCAGCGCCTGTTCAATGTGGGCGTGACGCGGGTGCGCGACGAACTCACCATGATCGTGGACGATAAGGAAAAGCTCGAACGCCAGCTCGACCACAATGCCGGCAACAAGACCTCGGCCCTAGAGACGGTCGGCCGCCTCGATATCGACGGCAAGAAGGGCGGCGCCAAGCCGGTGAAGTTCGATCCCGGCCCGATCGACGGGATCAACCTCGCGGATCAGCCGGACATCCTCGCCGATCTTCCCCCCATTCCGGACGGGCCGCTTGAGCCCGCAGCACCGATCAAGGGCGACGGCCTCAAGGCGCCCCCGGATCTCAAGCCCGAAAAGGCAGACCTGCTGCCGCCGCTGCCCGAGCGCAGCCTGGGCCTTGATCTTTGA
- a CDS encoding SOS response-associated peptidase family protein yields the protein MATPTPFDSEAPLEKLLPIIRRNPDDMQEMEMVEARWGSNPRFSGGASFRFVRSEGQIFPSQRCLVPASEFHMTVSGGKQYRVRLEDGNFFYLAAIWEPAMAEWPLSFRVITVAANPEVSHYQDRHDAIILRRQRMQWLDHLLPEIDLLETPPARTFIVEEINGGPRQKRLAV from the coding sequence ATGGCGACGCCAACACCGTTCGACTCCGAGGCCCCCCTCGAAAAGCTCTTGCCCATCATCCGGCGAAATCCGGACGATATGCAAGAAATGGAAATGGTCGAGGCCCGGTGGGGCTCCAATCCACGCTTCAGCGGCGGGGCCTCCTTCCGCTTCGTGCGCTCGGAGGGCCAGATCTTCCCCAGCCAGCGCTGTCTGGTGCCCGCCTCGGAATTCCACATGACCGTTAGCGGCGGCAAGCAGTATCGGGTGCGGCTCGAAGACGGCAATTTCTTCTATCTCGCGGCGATCTGGGAGCCGGCCATGGCAGAGTGGCCCCTGTCCTTCCGGGTCATCACCGTCGCGGCCAATCCTGAAGTCAGCCACTATCAGGATCGACACGATGCCATCATCCTGCGCCGGCAACGCATGCAATGGCTCGACCACCTGCTCCCAGAGATCGACCTTCTCGAAACACCGCCGGCCCGCACCTTCATCGTCGAGGAAATAAACGGCGGCCCGAGGCAGAAGAGGCTTGCCGTCTAG
- a CDS encoding SOS response-associated peptidase: MCNDYRLEVDIASIVEDFDDLKIKIKMPEGTPNVAARADINISDVAPIVRSGEGRGSGELVNRRWSWPGQNGRPVYNFRSEGREFTSHRCLIPADGFYEFTAPLEPGQKRKTKWLFTMKDHPWFCIAGIWRSHPEIGEAFTMLTMEPGEDVAPYHSRQIIPLPRDRWADWLDPSVPAEEVLGLLPKGSLLPLQVYPPAAAQASLL, encoded by the coding sequence ATGTGCAATGATTATCGCCTGGAGGTCGATATCGCCTCGATCGTTGAGGATTTCGACGACCTCAAGATCAAGATCAAAATGCCCGAAGGGACGCCCAATGTCGCGGCCCGCGCAGACATCAACATCAGCGACGTCGCGCCTATCGTGCGCAGCGGCGAGGGCAGGGGATCGGGCGAGCTCGTCAATCGGCGATGGAGCTGGCCTGGCCAGAATGGGCGGCCGGTCTATAATTTCCGCTCCGAGGGCCGCGAGTTCACTTCGCACCGCTGCCTCATTCCGGCCGACGGTTTCTATGAGTTCACGGCGCCGCTCGAACCGGGCCAGAAGCGCAAGACAAAATGGCTGTTCACGATGAAGGACCATCCCTGGTTCTGCATCGCCGGCATCTGGCGATCGCATCCGGAAATCGGCGAGGCGTTCACCATGCTGACGATGGAGCCCGGCGAGGATGTCGCGCCCTATCATTCCCGTCAGATCATCCCGCTACCGCGCGACCGGTGGGCCGACTGGCTTGATCCCTCAGTACCAGCAGAGGAGGTGCTTGGCCTCCTGCCGAAGGGCAGCCTCCTGCCGCTGCAGGTCTATCCACCGGCCGCGGCGCAAGCGTCGCTGCTTTGA
- a CDS encoding HEPN domain-containing protein gives MTSTLGGLTVTLGKKLKQSDDFLKAKHNLLTQFDSIDDLVTDETKLSAKDRQAIEHHILQLRAAIARTLWSNEFYIGRSLLDDYILHTAKNGGGDVPARVIAGLATAGADRPGFVLYPLTGFGMEMPRIFAKDSKLRSEAIFRSAGFAVSTQSNSFDAAVASIERMARGLGVKQRIDKSDFRHFAYSAKWFGKNPLMLVRLTSFTGDMYENQFVYSLKIRVAAANLLMLHSLSQEAVGPLDRHRNSSFVNNFETLDIAHYMIGEAIPGRPMSTRRVPMNVSQLELAKLSDVAATLSTTALATSRMRRLAAKVTQALNTVERGYFRHVSIATHSKPENRLYRRLLTALDWFRQSFSARANEAEAIVALAVAFETLLTDQYAPAIAERLRRRIGICIKGVPGVANYQASVLAIYYARSAIVHTGEPDHAIDIHRGQVAFARCFCAIAERLTAWTPTSNNAMGDLLGDIA, from the coding sequence ATGACCTCGACGCTCGGCGGTCTGACCGTCACGCTCGGCAAGAAGCTCAAACAGTCCGACGATTTCCTGAAGGCCAAGCACAACCTGCTGACCCAGTTCGACAGCATCGACGATCTCGTCACGGACGAAACCAAGCTGTCTGCCAAGGATCGCCAGGCGATCGAGCATCATATCCTGCAGCTCCGCGCGGCGATCGCGCGCACGCTATGGTCGAACGAGTTCTACATCGGGCGCTCTCTGCTCGACGACTATATCCTGCACACCGCCAAGAATGGGGGCGGGGATGTGCCCGCGCGGGTCATCGCCGGGCTCGCGACCGCAGGCGCCGACAGGCCGGGCTTCGTCCTCTATCCGCTGACAGGTTTCGGGATGGAGATGCCGCGGATCTTCGCGAAGGACAGCAAGCTCCGCTCCGAGGCGATCTTCAGGAGCGCGGGCTTCGCCGTGAGTACCCAGAGCAATTCGTTCGACGCGGCCGTCGCCAGCATCGAGCGGATGGCAAGGGGGCTCGGCGTGAAGCAGCGCATAGACAAGTCGGATTTCCGGCACTTCGCTTACTCGGCAAAGTGGTTCGGAAAGAACCCGCTCATGCTGGTCCGCCTCACGTCGTTCACTGGCGATATGTACGAGAACCAGTTCGTCTATTCACTCAAGATCAGGGTGGCAGCGGCGAACCTGCTGATGCTGCATAGCCTGTCGCAGGAGGCAGTCGGGCCGCTCGACCGGCACCGCAATTCGTCCTTCGTCAACAATTTCGAGACGCTCGACATCGCCCATTATATGATCGGTGAGGCGATCCCTGGCCGCCCGATGTCCACGCGCCGCGTGCCCATGAACGTCTCCCAGCTCGAGCTGGCCAAGCTCTCTGACGTCGCCGCGACGCTCTCCACCACCGCACTGGCGACGTCCCGCATGCGGCGGCTTGCGGCGAAGGTGACGCAGGCGTTGAACACGGTGGAGCGGGGCTATTTTCGTCACGTCAGTATCGCCACGCATTCGAAACCGGAGAACCGCCTTTACCGCCGTCTGCTCACTGCCTTGGACTGGTTCCGGCAGTCGTTCAGTGCCCGGGCGAACGAGGCGGAGGCGATCGTCGCGCTGGCGGTGGCGTTCGAGACGCTGCTCACGGACCAATATGCCCCCGCGATTGCAGAGCGCCTGCGGCGCCGGATTGGGATTTGCATCAAAGGGGTGCCAGGCGTGGCGAACTATCAGGCCAGCGTTCTGGCGATCTACTATGCCCGCAGCGCCATCGTTCATACGGGCGAGCCTGACCACGCGATTGACATTCATCGCGGCCAGGTCGCCTTCGCGCGCTGCTTCTGTGCAATCGCCGAACGGCTCACGGCTTGGACACCGACCTCGAACAACGCCATGGGCGACCTGTTGGGCGATATTGCATGA
- a CDS encoding GNAT family N-acetyltransferase, whose translation MQIRPEKPADEEFIRAVTTSAFLAAEHSDGNEASIVDGLRNAGALTISLVAANGGNIVGHVAFSPVMIDGILDGWFGLGPVSVDPNCQREGVGSALIEAGLTDLKRQGSKGCVVLGDPAYYRRFGFAVDPDLRLAGAPPEFFQRLSFDQQHHSGIVTYHPAFGGE comes from the coding sequence ATGCAGATACGACCCGAGAAACCTGCGGACGAGGAATTTATCCGCGCCGTAACTACTTCCGCTTTCCTCGCAGCGGAGCACAGTGACGGCAACGAGGCCTCAATCGTTGATGGGCTGCGCAATGCGGGTGCGCTGACGATCTCGCTTGTCGCTGCCAACGGTGGGAATATCGTAGGCCATGTCGCATTCTCCCCAGTCATGATCGACGGCATTCTCGACGGGTGGTTTGGGCTTGGCCCCGTGTCGGTTGACCCAAATTGCCAACGAGAGGGCGTCGGCAGTGCGCTGATCGAGGCAGGTCTCACCGACCTGAAGCGGCAAGGCTCGAAAGGATGCGTGGTTCTCGGCGATCCCGCTTACTACCGCCGGTTCGGCTTTGCCGTCGATCCCGACCTGCGGTTAGCAGGAGCCCCGCCAGAGTTTTTTCAGCGGCTCTCGTTCGATCAGCAGCACCACAGCGGCATCGTCACATATCATCCCGCATTTGGCGGCGAGTAG
- a CDS encoding DUF4238 domain-containing protein translates to MADNKNQHFVPRVHLRPFTVNGEGLAINLFNLDRMKAIPNAPVRNQCSGDYFYGQNKLLENAINFIEDPYGPIVRHLSDGGAVGSAVKVVLKRFIYLQYLRTEAASLKASEMALALQDVPGSDLPVPTVKEASKEAVQAAMLNYKDTMRIVDDLTLCIARNRSDLPFFTSDDPAILTNRLHIQRPRKGRPSFGVKTAGAIFFLPLSPSLCAILYDGAVYTSGHRAHWIDIDRHQDIEALNAHQVLGCWANVYFREWGDRDTIASQVEAGKPGRPATRQTVTQAVLEKSDDWGEYYAVRKPTDIRNGEKVLVHVATNHPAPSTWPSFLRFRSNAHAYSNDTGAGLTRRWCLEQGFVQGSGYRKISV, encoded by the coding sequence ATGGCCGACAACAAGAACCAGCACTTTGTCCCTCGGGTCCACCTTCGGCCGTTCACGGTCAACGGAGAGGGGCTGGCGATCAACCTGTTCAATCTCGATCGCATGAAGGCCATTCCCAACGCACCCGTCAGGAATCAATGCTCGGGCGACTATTTCTACGGGCAAAACAAGCTTCTCGAGAACGCGATCAACTTCATCGAGGACCCTTATGGGCCGATCGTCCGCCACTTGTCCGATGGCGGCGCGGTCGGTTCAGCGGTCAAGGTCGTCCTCAAGCGGTTCATCTATCTCCAATACCTCCGGACGGAAGCCGCCTCGCTGAAAGCCAGTGAAATGGCGCTGGCGCTGCAAGATGTTCCTGGATCCGACCTTCCCGTGCCAACGGTGAAGGAGGCATCGAAGGAGGCCGTCCAGGCCGCGATGCTGAACTACAAGGACACGATGCGGATCGTCGACGATCTCACGCTTTGCATCGCGCGAAACCGGTCAGACCTCCCCTTCTTCACCTCCGACGATCCGGCCATCCTGACCAACCGCCTGCATATTCAACGGCCGCGCAAGGGCCGACCGAGTTTCGGGGTAAAGACCGCTGGGGCCATCTTTTTCCTGCCGCTCTCACCTTCTCTCTGCGCAATCCTTTACGACGGGGCTGTCTACACCTCTGGCCACCGGGCGCACTGGATCGACATCGATCGGCACCAGGATATCGAGGCGCTCAACGCCCATCAGGTTCTTGGCTGCTGGGCCAACGTGTATTTCCGGGAATGGGGCGATCGCGATACAATTGCGTCGCAGGTAGAGGCCGGTAAACCCGGACGGCCTGCCACTCGGCAAACGGTGACCCAGGCCGTCCTCGAAAAGAGCGACGATTGGGGCGAATATTACGCCGTCAGGAAGCCCACCGATATCAGAAACGGGGAGAAGGTCCTTGTCCATGTAGCGACGAACCACCCAGCCCCTTCGACCTGGCCCTCATTTCTGCGCTTCCGCTCGAACGCGCACGCCTACTCGAATGACACCGGCGCCGGCTTGACCCGCCGATGGTGCCTTGAACAGGGATTCGTGCAGGGAAGCGGCTATCGAAAGATCTCGGTCTAG
- a CDS encoding error-prone DNA polymerase, whose protein sequence is MSEVDANYVELQVTTHFSFLRGASSPEELFAAAALLGLPALGVVDRGSVAGIVRAWDAERTTGVRAIIGCRIDLSDGTALLLYPTDRAAYGRMCRLLSIGKERGGKGACHLDWSDVEQWNDGLIAILSPDRADVGTEAALARTKRIFADRAYLALTIRRRPKDAIRLRDLANLAAAARVPTVATNDVLYHAAERHMLQDVVTCIREKCTIDELGARRERFADRHLKTGQEMERLFRRYLKDASPVSRTLEIAARCSFSLEELRYQYPDEINVPGRTPQEELERLTWEKAPDRYPEGVDDKVRSQLVHELKLIADLEYAPYFLTVHSIVTEARRREIICQGRGSAANSAVCYVLGITSIDPVRSELLFERFVSAERREPPDIDVDFEHERREEVIQWIYETYGRTHSALTAVVTRYRARGAVREVGKALGLSEDMTAGLAGSVWGWSQDGVEEKHAEELNLDLADRRLVLTLELARQLINTPRHLSQHPGGFVLTRDRLDELVPIEPAAMEDRQVIEWDKDDIDLLGFMKVDVLALGMLSCMRRAFEFMENDKGLKLDLATIPAEDPATYAMIRKADTLGVFQIESRAQMASIPLMAPRTFYDLVIQVAIVRPGPIQGDMVHPYRRRRNGEEAVTYPTEELRRVLEKTLGVPLFQEQAMRVAIECAGFTPSEADLLRRAMATFKLTGGVSHFRDKLIDGMVARGYDQEFAERTFKQIEGFGSYGFPESHAASFALIAYASSWVKCHHPDVFCAALLNAQPMGFYAPAQIVRDARQHGVEIRPIDVNHSRWDCTLEPTGGRYLAVRLGLRMVNELANRDAAAIVTARADQHYESVEEIQRRAGVGRGALDRIGEADGFGSLGNNRREGLWSVKGLGNAALPLFAAADEREGKLRQEAIEPTVILAPMGAGAEVVEDYRASGLSLRAHPLAFLRDELRNRKMITCDELQSMKDGRWINLAGIVLVRQKPGSAKGVMFITLEDETNVANLVVWTNVFEKHRRAVLGASMMGVRGQVQREGEVIHVVAQRLDDLSPLLASVGTRTDVADIYRVSRADVAKHPLRCDPRDLVSWDRRSLTPPPDPGIRVRSRDFR, encoded by the coding sequence ATGAGCGAGGTCGACGCCAACTATGTCGAGCTGCAGGTTACGACGCACTTCAGCTTCCTGAGGGGCGCATCATCCCCCGAGGAGCTGTTCGCCGCGGCCGCATTGCTCGGATTGCCTGCTCTCGGCGTCGTTGATCGAGGATCGGTCGCCGGCATCGTCCGGGCCTGGGATGCCGAACGGACCACCGGCGTTCGTGCCATCATCGGATGCAGGATCGATCTGAGCGACGGCACGGCGCTACTGCTCTATCCGACGGATCGCGCAGCCTATGGCCGAATGTGCCGACTGCTCAGCATCGGCAAAGAACGCGGCGGCAAGGGAGCCTGTCATCTCGACTGGTCGGATGTCGAACAATGGAATGACGGGCTCATCGCGATCCTGAGTCCTGACCGGGCAGACGTCGGCACCGAGGCCGCCCTTGCGCGGACGAAACGGATTTTCGCCGACCGTGCCTATCTGGCTCTGACGATCCGGCGGCGACCGAAAGATGCGATCCGGCTGCGTGATCTCGCGAACCTGGCGGCTGCGGCTCGCGTTCCTACGGTCGCGACCAATGACGTGCTCTACCACGCGGCGGAGCGCCACATGCTGCAGGATGTTGTCACTTGCATCCGGGAGAAATGCACGATCGACGAATTGGGCGCTCGGCGCGAGCGGTTCGCCGATCGGCATCTCAAGACCGGCCAGGAAATGGAGCGGCTGTTCCGTCGCTATCTCAAGGATGCGTCGCCCGTCTCTCGCACGCTCGAGATCGCAGCGCGGTGCAGTTTCAGCCTTGAGGAGCTCCGTTACCAATATCCGGATGAGATCAATGTGCCCGGCCGGACGCCGCAGGAGGAGCTGGAGCGGCTGACCTGGGAGAAAGCCCCCGACCGCTATCCCGAGGGGGTCGATGACAAGGTGCGCTCGCAACTGGTGCACGAACTGAAGCTCATCGCGGACCTTGAGTATGCGCCCTATTTCCTGACCGTCCATTCCATCGTGACCGAAGCGCGGCGGCGCGAGATTATCTGCCAGGGACGTGGGTCGGCCGCGAACAGTGCCGTTTGCTACGTGCTGGGCATCACCTCGATCGATCCGGTGCGCTCGGAATTGCTGTTCGAGCGTTTCGTGTCGGCCGAGCGGCGCGAGCCGCCCGATATCGACGTCGATTTCGAGCATGAGCGCCGGGAGGAAGTGATCCAGTGGATTTATGAGACTTATGGGCGGACGCACTCGGCGCTGACGGCCGTCGTGACCCGCTATCGCGCGCGGGGCGCGGTCCGCGAAGTCGGCAAGGCGCTCGGCCTGAGCGAGGACATGACGGCGGGTCTGGCCGGGTCCGTCTGGGGATGGAGCCAGGATGGCGTCGAGGAAAAACACGCGGAAGAGCTCAATCTGGACCTCGCCGACCGGCGCCTGGTGCTGACCCTGGAATTGGCCCGTCAGCTCATCAATACGCCGCGCCATTTGTCGCAGCATCCTGGCGGATTCGTGCTGACGCGCGATCGGCTTGACGAACTGGTGCCCATCGAGCCGGCTGCGATGGAAGATCGACAGGTGATCGAATGGGACAAAGACGATATCGATCTCCTGGGCTTCATGAAGGTCGATGTCCTGGCGCTGGGCATGTTGTCGTGCATGCGGCGGGCGTTCGAGTTCATGGAGAATGACAAGGGCCTGAAGCTCGATCTCGCGACCATCCCCGCCGAGGATCCGGCGACCTACGCGATGATCCGCAAGGCCGATACCTTGGGTGTCTTCCAGATCGAGAGCCGCGCACAGATGGCGTCCATTCCGTTGATGGCGCCGCGCACCTTCTATGATCTGGTCATTCAGGTGGCGATCGTGCGCCCCGGGCCGATCCAGGGCGATATGGTCCACCCTTATCGTCGCCGGCGCAACGGCGAGGAGGCCGTCACCTATCCGACCGAGGAACTGCGGCGCGTGCTCGAGAAGACCTTGGGGGTGCCGCTGTTTCAGGAGCAGGCGATGCGCGTGGCCATCGAATGCGCTGGCTTCACACCGAGCGAAGCGGATCTGCTTCGGCGCGCGATGGCGACGTTCAAGCTGACAGGCGGCGTCTCACATTTTCGGGACAAGCTGATCGATGGCATGGTCGCGCGCGGATACGATCAGGAATTCGCGGAGCGCACCTTCAAACAGATCGAGGGCTTCGGCTCCTATGGTTTCCCGGAAAGCCACGCCGCGAGCTTTGCGCTGATCGCCTACGCCAGCAGTTGGGTGAAATGCCATCATCCAGATGTGTTTTGCGCCGCGCTGCTAAATGCCCAGCCCATGGGCTTTTATGCCCCGGCCCAAATCGTCCGCGACGCGCGTCAGCATGGCGTCGAGATCCGCCCGATCGACGTCAATCACAGCCGCTGGGATTGCACCCTTGAGCCAACGGGCGGCCGCTATCTCGCCGTTCGGCTGGGCCTTCGCATGGTGAATGAGCTCGCCAACCGCGATGCCGCGGCGATCGTCACGGCGCGCGCCGATCAACACTATGAGAGCGTCGAGGAAATCCAGCGGCGTGCCGGCGTGGGGCGCGGCGCTCTGGATCGGATCGGCGAAGCCGATGGGTTCGGCTCATTGGGGAACAATCGGCGTGAGGGACTGTGGAGCGTTAAGGGGCTCGGCAATGCAGCATTGCCCTTGTTCGCTGCGGCGGACGAACGTGAAGGCAAGCTACGCCAGGAAGCGATCGAGCCGACGGTCATCCTTGCGCCTATGGGCGCCGGCGCGGAAGTGGTCGAGGATTATCGGGCCTCTGGCCTGTCGCTGCGGGCTCATCCGCTGGCGTTCCTGCGCGACGAATTGCGCAATCGCAAGATGATCACCTGCGATGAGCTGCAGTCCATGAAAGACGGCCGCTGGATCAATCTCGCGGGGATCGTGCTGGTCAGACAGAAGCCGGGCTCCGCCAAGGGCGTCATGTTCATCACGCTGGAGGACGAAACGAACGTCGCCAACCTGGTGGTATGGACCAACGTGTTCGAGAAGCATCGGCGCGCCGTCCTGGGTGCGTCGATGATGGGCGTGCGAGGCCAGGTGCAGCGCGAGGGCGAGGTTATCCATGTGGTCGCCCAGCGGCTCGATGATTTGTCGCCGCTCCTTGCCAGCGTTGGCACACGCACGGATGTCGCCGATATCTACCGGGTTAGTCGCGCTGACGTGGCCAAACATCCGCTGCGGTGCGATCCCCGTGATCTGGTATCGTGGGATCGCAGATCGCTGACGCCACCGCCTGATCCCGGCATAAGGGTCCGTTCGCGTGATTTCCGCTGA